In a genomic window of Passer domesticus isolate bPasDom1 chromosome 3, bPasDom1.hap1, whole genome shotgun sequence:
- the CCDC85A gene encoding coiled-coil domain-containing protein 85A isoform X5, producing MAKVAAESCGAAPAEDLSKVSDEELLKWSKEELIRSLRRAEAEKMSAMLDHSNLIREVNRRLQLHLGEIRGLKDINQKLQEDNQELRDLCCFLDDDRQKGKRVSREWQRLGRYSASVMHKEVALYLQKLKELEVRQEEVVKENLELKELCVLLDEEKGGGAGSRSSIDSQISLCQLTATSAYIRDVGDGSSTSSTGSTDSPDHHKHHPSTSPEHLQKPRGEGSPEHQKHRSISPEHLQKPRSSGSPDHHLKGPSPEHHKTIVKVPEQQKHSSSSPETIPKHVLSSSPEHFQKQRPGGSPEHQKHSGGSPDHLQKHTPSGSTEHLHKVRGTSPEHLKQHYGGSPEHLKHLSGGSREGTLRRQVTDELSPHHRSLYNGMNAPASCENLP from the exons ATGGCCAAAGTGGCGGCGGAAAGTTGCGGAGCAGCGCCGGCCGAAGACTTGTCCAAGGTGTCGGACGAGGAGCTGCTCAAGTGGAGCAAGGAGGAGCTGATCCGCAGCCTCCGCCGCGCCGAGGCCGAGAAGATGAGCGCGATGCTGGACCACAGCAACCTCATCCGCGAGGTGAACCGCCGCCTCCAGCTCCACCTCGGCGAGATCCGCGGCTTGAAG GACATCAACCAGAAGCTGCAGGAAGACAACCAGGAGCTGAGGGACCTTTGCTGCTTCCTGGACGACGACCGGCAGAAGGGCAAGAGGGTGTCCCGCgagtggcagaggctgggcaggtACAGCGCCAGCGTCATGCACAAGGAGGTGGCCTTGTACCTGCAGAAGCTGAAAGAGCTGGAAGTGAGGCAAGAAGAAGTGGTGAAGGAGAACCTGGAGCTGAAGGAGTTGTGTGTGTTGCTGGATGAGGAGAAGGGCGGAGGAGCAGGCAGCCGCAGCTCCATCGACAGCCAGATCAGCCTGTGCCAGCTGACTGCCACCAGCGCCTACATCAGGGATGTTGgggatggcagcagcacctccagcacgggcagcacagacagcccagaccatcacaaacaccacCCGAGCACCAGTCCAGAGCACCTGCAGAAACCTCGGGGGGAAGGAAGCCCTGAGCACCAGAAGCACAGGAGTATCAGCCCCGAGCACCTGCAGAAGCCCAGGAGTTCTGGCAGTCCCGATCATCACCTGAAAGGGCCGAGCCCTGAGCATCACAAAACCATTGTCAAAGTACCTGAGCAAcaaaagcacagcagcagcagtccaGAAACTATCCCAAAGCACGTTTTGAGTAGTAGTCCTGAACACTTTCAAAAGCAGAGGCCTGGTGGCAGCCCTGAGCACCAAAAGCACAGCGGTGGCAGCCCAGATCACCTTCAAAAGCACACGCCCAGTGGAAGTACAGAGCACCTGCACAAGGTGAGGGGTACGAGCCCAGAGCACCTCAAACAGCACTATGGAGGGAGCCCAGAGCACCTCAAACACCTCAGCGGAGGCAGCAGAGAAGGGACCCTCAGGAGACAAGTGACAGATGAGCTGTCCCCTCACCACAGGAGTTTGTACAACGGAATGAATG
- the CCDC85A gene encoding coiled-coil domain-containing protein 85A isoform X4, whose translation MAKVAAESCGAAPAEDLSKVSDEELLKWSKEELIRSLRRAEAEKMSAMLDHSNLIREVNRRLQLHLGEIRGLKDINQKLQEDNQELRDLCCFLDDDRQKGKRVSREWQRLGRYSASVMHKEVALYLQKLKELEVRQEEVVKENLELKELCVLLDEEKGGGAGSRSSIDSQISLCQLTATSAYIRDVGDGSSTSSTGSTDSPDHHKHHPSTSPEHLQKPRGEGSPEHQKHRSISPEHLQKPRSSGSPDHHLKGPSPEHHKTIVKVPEQQKHSSSSPETIPKHVLSSSPEHFQKQRPGGSPEHQKHSGGSPDHLQKHTPSGSTEHLHKVRGTSPEHLKQHYGGSPEHLKHLSGGSREGTLRRQVTDELSPHHRSLYNGMNGCVEETWRCCRVVPWN comes from the exons ATGGCCAAAGTGGCGGCGGAAAGTTGCGGAGCAGCGCCGGCCGAAGACTTGTCCAAGGTGTCGGACGAGGAGCTGCTCAAGTGGAGCAAGGAGGAGCTGATCCGCAGCCTCCGCCGCGCCGAGGCCGAGAAGATGAGCGCGATGCTGGACCACAGCAACCTCATCCGCGAGGTGAACCGCCGCCTCCAGCTCCACCTCGGCGAGATCCGCGGCTTGAAG GACATCAACCAGAAGCTGCAGGAAGACAACCAGGAGCTGAGGGACCTTTGCTGCTTCCTGGACGACGACCGGCAGAAGGGCAAGAGGGTGTCCCGCgagtggcagaggctgggcaggtACAGCGCCAGCGTCATGCACAAGGAGGTGGCCTTGTACCTGCAGAAGCTGAAAGAGCTGGAAGTGAGGCAAGAAGAAGTGGTGAAGGAGAACCTGGAGCTGAAGGAGTTGTGTGTGTTGCTGGATGAGGAGAAGGGCGGAGGAGCAGGCAGCCGCAGCTCCATCGACAGCCAGATCAGCCTGTGCCAGCTGACTGCCACCAGCGCCTACATCAGGGATGTTGgggatggcagcagcacctccagcacgggcagcacagacagcccagaccatcacaaacaccacCCGAGCACCAGTCCAGAGCACCTGCAGAAACCTCGGGGGGAAGGAAGCCCTGAGCACCAGAAGCACAGGAGTATCAGCCCCGAGCACCTGCAGAAGCCCAGGAGTTCTGGCAGTCCCGATCATCACCTGAAAGGGCCGAGCCCTGAGCATCACAAAACCATTGTCAAAGTACCTGAGCAAcaaaagcacagcagcagcagtccaGAAACTATCCCAAAGCACGTTTTGAGTAGTAGTCCTGAACACTTTCAAAAGCAGAGGCCTGGTGGCAGCCCTGAGCACCAAAAGCACAGCGGTGGCAGCCCAGATCACCTTCAAAAGCACACGCCCAGTGGAAGTACAGAGCACCTGCACAAGGTGAGGGGTACGAGCCCAGAGCACCTCAAACAGCACTATGGAGGGAGCCCAGAGCACCTCAAACACCTCAGCGGAGGCAGCAGAGAAGGGACCCTCAGGAGACAAGTGACAGATGAGCTGTCCCCTCACCACAGGAGTTTGTACAACGGAATGAATG
- the CCDC85A gene encoding coiled-coil domain-containing protein 85A isoform X3, producing MAKVAAESCGAAPAEDLSKVSDEELLKWSKEELIRSLRRAEAEKMSAMLDHSNLIREVNRRLQLHLGEIRGLKDINQKLQEDNQELRDLCCFLDDDRQKGKRVSREWQRLGRYSASVMHKEVALYLQKLKELEVRQEEVVKENLELKELCVLLDEEKGGGAGSRSSIDSQISLCQLTATSAYIRDVGDGSSTSSTGSTDSPDHHKHHPSTSPEHLQKPRGEGSPEHQKHRSISPEHLQKPRSSGSPDHHLKGPSPEHHKTIVKVPEQQKHSSSSPETIPKHVLSSSPEHFQKQRPGGSPEHQKHSGGSPDHLQKHTPSGSTEHLHKVRGTSPEHLKQHYGGSPEHLKHLSGGSREGTLRRQVTDELSPHHRSLYNGMNESTLSYVRQLEARVRQLEEENRMLPQALIPC from the exons ATGGCCAAAGTGGCGGCGGAAAGTTGCGGAGCAGCGCCGGCCGAAGACTTGTCCAAGGTGTCGGACGAGGAGCTGCTCAAGTGGAGCAAGGAGGAGCTGATCCGCAGCCTCCGCCGCGCCGAGGCCGAGAAGATGAGCGCGATGCTGGACCACAGCAACCTCATCCGCGAGGTGAACCGCCGCCTCCAGCTCCACCTCGGCGAGATCCGCGGCTTGAAG GACATCAACCAGAAGCTGCAGGAAGACAACCAGGAGCTGAGGGACCTTTGCTGCTTCCTGGACGACGACCGGCAGAAGGGCAAGAGGGTGTCCCGCgagtggcagaggctgggcaggtACAGCGCCAGCGTCATGCACAAGGAGGTGGCCTTGTACCTGCAGAAGCTGAAAGAGCTGGAAGTGAGGCAAGAAGAAGTGGTGAAGGAGAACCTGGAGCTGAAGGAGTTGTGTGTGTTGCTGGATGAGGAGAAGGGCGGAGGAGCAGGCAGCCGCAGCTCCATCGACAGCCAGATCAGCCTGTGCCAGCTGACTGCCACCAGCGCCTACATCAGGGATGTTGgggatggcagcagcacctccagcacgggcagcacagacagcccagaccatcacaaacaccacCCGAGCACCAGTCCAGAGCACCTGCAGAAACCTCGGGGGGAAGGAAGCCCTGAGCACCAGAAGCACAGGAGTATCAGCCCCGAGCACCTGCAGAAGCCCAGGAGTTCTGGCAGTCCCGATCATCACCTGAAAGGGCCGAGCCCTGAGCATCACAAAACCATTGTCAAAGTACCTGAGCAAcaaaagcacagcagcagcagtccaGAAACTATCCCAAAGCACGTTTTGAGTAGTAGTCCTGAACACTTTCAAAAGCAGAGGCCTGGTGGCAGCCCTGAGCACCAAAAGCACAGCGGTGGCAGCCCAGATCACCTTCAAAAGCACACGCCCAGTGGAAGTACAGAGCACCTGCACAAGGTGAGGGGTACGAGCCCAGAGCACCTCAAACAGCACTATGGAGGGAGCCCAGAGCACCTCAAACACCTCAGCGGAGGCAGCAGAGAAGGGACCCTCAGGAGACAAGTGACAGATGAGCTGTCCCCTCACCACAGGAGTTTGTACAACGGAATGAATG